One Armatimonadota bacterium genomic window, CGTTCCTTCCCCCCGGCGGCCCGGGCGTCCGGGTGGACACCCACGCCTTCGCCGGCTACACCATCCCCCCGTACTACGACTCCCTGGTGGCCAAGGTGACGGCCTGGGGACAGACCCGGGAGGAGGCCATCGCCCGCATGCGCCGCGCCCTGGCCGAGTTTGAGATCGGCGGGGTGCCCACCACCATTCCCTTCCACCTGCGGGTGCTGGATAACGCCTTCTTCCACCGGGGCGAGGTCTACACCAACTTCGTGCAGCGGCGTATCGACCTGGCCACGCTCTAACGTACTTCGCGGCGTGGACCTCCCCGAGAGGACCTTGAGGGCCCAGGCGAGCTGTCCGCGGCCCGTGGCCCGGCCGGTTCACTCCCTCGCCCGTCGGTAGACCACCGCCGCGGCGCCGATGACACCCACGTCGTCGCCCAGGGCCGCAGGGACGATCCGAACCGCCGCGGCCGGGCGCTGGAAGGCGCGCTCCCGGACCACCCGGCGCACCGGCTCCAGCAGCAGGTCGCCCGCCTTGCTCACCCCGCCGCCGAAGACCACCATGGCCGGGTTGAGCACATTCACCAGCGAGGCCACCGCCAGGCCGATGTAGGAGCCGGCACGCGCGTAGACCTCCCGCGCCACCTCGTCCCCCCGGCCAGCGGCCTCCGCCACGGCCTCCGCGGTCAGGGCCTGCGGGGCGAGGGCGCGCAACCGGGTCTCCCGCCCCGTCCGCACCGCTTCCTGCGCCATACGGGCGATGGCCCCGCCCGAGGCCACCGCCTCCAGGTGCCCGCGGCGGCCGCAGCCGCACAGCGGCCCCTCCGGTTCCACCGTCATGTGCCCCACCTCTCCGGCCGTGCCGGAGACGCCATGGTAGAGCTCCCCGTTGAGGATGAGGCCTCCGCCGATGCCGGTGCTGACGGTGATGTAGATCAGGTCGCGCACACCCACCCCCACGCCCACCCAGGCCTCGGCCAGGGCGGCGGCGTTGGCATCGTTCTCCACCCACGTGGGGATGCCGGCGGCCTCCCGCAGCATGGCCGCCAGAGGCACATCTCGCCAGCCCGCCAGGTTCGGCGGCTCGAAGACCACGCCGCTTTGGGGATCCAGAGGCCCGGGAGCGCCCACGCCCAGGCCCAGCACCTCCTCCCGCCGCCGCCCGGCCTGCTGCAGCAGCGCCCACAGCTCCCGCACCAGGGTCCGGACGAAGTCCTGTGGCCCGCGCTGCGGTGTATCCATACGGCGGCGCACCTGCACGCCCCCGTGTGGATCCACCAGGGCCAGCAGGGTCTTGGTCCCGCCCACGTCGATCCCCACCACCGCCTGCCCGGCCATCCCCTACCTCCTGCGGCGCCCCCCAAAGCGCTGTCCCCAAGAGGAGCCAGGGAAGATTATTCGAAGTCTATGCTGAGGATCCCCACGGAGGTGTGCCCATGCCGGGTCTAATCGGGCTGCTCTTCTGGCCGATCGTCGTCGCCATCGTGGCGTTCATCATCATCCCCATGGCGGTCAAAGTGGTGCGGGAGTACCAGCGCCTGGTCGTCTTCCGCTTCGGCCGCTCCATCGGCCGTAAGGGGCCGGGGCTGGTCTTCCTCATCCCCCTGGTGGACCGCCCGGTTTGGGTGGACCTGCGGGAGGCCTTCCTGGAGATACCCAGCCAGACGTGTATCACCAAGGACAACGCCCCCATCAACATCGACTTCCTCATTTACTGGAAGGTGTTCGACCCGGAGATGTCGGTCATCCAGGTGCAGGACTTCGCCGGGGCGGCCCGCGGCATCGCCACCACCACGCTGCGCGCCGTCATCGGCGACATCGTCCTGGACGACGTCCTGGCCCAGCGCGAGCAGATCAACCAGGTGCTGCGGGCCAAGCTGGACGAGGTCACCGAGCGCTGGGGGGTGAAGGTGACCACGGTGGAGATCCGGGAGATCCTGCCGCCGCGGGAGGTGCAGGAGGCCATGACCCGGCAGATGTCCGCCGAGCGCACCCGCCGCGCGGTAGTGACTGAGGCCGACGGGAAGCGCGAGGCGGCCATCAAGGTGGCCGAGGGTGAGAAGCAGGCGGCGATCCTGCGCGCCGAGGGCGACCGGCAGGCGGCGATCCTGCGCGCCGAGGGCTTCGCCCTGGCCCTGGAGACCATTTTCGGCGCGGCCCAGAAGGTGGACAGCAAGACCATGGCCCTGCAGTACCTGGAGACGCTGAAGGCGCTGGGAGCCAGCCCGGCCACGAAGTTCGTCTTCCCCCTGGAGTTCACCCGTCTCCTGGGGCCGCTGGGCGATATGGCCGGACGCGCGTTTGGGGGCAGGGAGCCAGACAGCGGCCCGTAGGCAGCGGCAAACCCGCCTCCACCGTGAGGTCGCGGGCCGGTGGCCGGGCGGCCAGGATCCCGGAGTAGACCAGGTTGTAGACGATGGCCACAAAACCACCATGCCCATCCCGTAGCGGATGCTGTTGGAGACCAGGACAACGAAGTAGACCACGTAGAAGACTCTCTCCGCCCCATCGGTGAAGTACACCAGCAGTGAGATCAGGATCAGGTCAAAGCCGGTACGGGCCAGGCTCTCTTTGGCGGACTGGCTCCCTTCCCCGATGAGCCTCCGCTGGGGATATTATCGTTACGGTAATAGCGAAAAAACCGCTGTTACAGCCGCTCGGGAAAATGAGGGAGTGTTATCATGGGGGCGGCGATGGCGACCGAAGCTCTGGAAATCTGGATGGCCCGGCTTGAGGGTGGGTACGAGCAACTGGGGAAAAGGCTGGACGACCTTCGGGTGGAGGTGGTGGCTCTGCGGACCGAAGTGGCGGGGATCCGCGGGGAATCCCGTGCCGAGGCGGCCACGCTGCGAACTGAGGTGCGGGCAGAGATTGGAGAATTGCGCCAGGACATCCGGCGGGTTAACGGTCGGCTGGACTGGCTGGTTGCGGGAGTCTTCCTGGCTATCCTGACCCCAGTGCTCGTCCGCCTCTTCTTCCCTTAGCTTCGGACGGAATCCCTAGATAATGGCCTGTGCCGTGTCCGGGTCGAAGAGGTGGAGCTTGCGCATGTTGAAAACCACCTCCACCGGCAGACCCATCCGTGCCTCGCTCTTGGCGTCCACCCGTGCCACCACGGACTGGTCCCCGGTGGTCAGGTAGAGGATGATGTCGGAGCCGATGGGCTCGTGCACGTCCACCGTCGCCCGCACCGTCCACTCCTGCGGCGCGTCCCGCCACAGTGCCCGGTCCTGGATGTCCTCCGGGCGGATGCCGAAGATGACCTCCCGCCCGGAGTACGGCCGGGCGACAGGCACCAGGTCCTCGGGAATGGGGAGGCGGAAGGGGCCGGCATCCACCTCCATGCGACCGTTGCGCTCCACCAGCCGGCTGCGCAGGAAGTTCATGGCCGGACTGCCGATGAAGCCGGCGACGAAGAGGTTGGCCGGCTTCTCGTAGAGATTGAGCGGGGTGTCCACCTGCTGGATGACCCCGTCGTGCATGACCACGATGCGGTCGCCCATGGTCATGGCTTCTACCTGGTCGTGGGTGACGTAGATGGTGGTGGTTTGCAGGCGCGCGTGCAGCTTCTTGATCTCGGCGCGGGTCTCCACGCGCAGCTTGGCGTCCAGGTTGGACAGCGGCTCGTCCATGAGAAAGACCAGGGGCTCGCGGACGATGGCCCGCCCCAGGGCCACGCGCTGCCGCTGGCCACCCGAGAGCTGCTTGGGCTTGCGGTTGAGCAACCCCTCGATTCCCAGCATGGCCGCGGCCTCGCGTACACGCCGGTCGATCTCCGCCCGGGGGTACTTGCGCAGACGCAGGCCGAAGGCCATGTTGTCGTAGACAGACATGTGTGGGTAGAGAGCGTAGTTCTGAAAGACCATGGCGATGTCCCGGTCTTTCGGCGGCACGTCGTTCACCAGGCGGTCCGCGATGTAAATATTGCCAGCGGTGGCCTCCTCCAGGCCGGCGATCAGGCGAAGACAGGTGGTCTTGCCGCACCCCGAGGGTCCCACCAGCACGGTGAACTGCTTGTCGGGGATATCCAGGGTCATGTCGTTCACCGCGACTACGGCGCCGAACTTCTTGGTCAGGTGCTCCAGCTGAACCTTGGCCACGCCGCCTCCCACCTTATCCGTCTTGATCCAGGGCTTGCTCCACCCCCCTCCTATTAAAGCACGGGAGCGCCTCAGCCGCGCAACCGCCGTTTGATCGCATCAATGGGCGGGACGGGGGTGGGATCGACCCCTCGCAGCAGGGCCAGGTAGACGCTGACGAAGTCGCCGAACAACACCAGCGACAGCAGGCGGGCCAGGCGCCCCCTTCCCCGGGCGGTGACCTCGCTCACCGAGGCGGCGTTACGGAAGGACACCTCCCGGGTGGCCGCGATGCGGCGGGTCACCTCCGGTTCCTCCTCCGGCTCCCGCAGCAGGACCACGGCCACCCGCCCGGCCAGGGTCTGGTCCTCCCAGCCCACCGTCTCGTTGTGGTTTAGCTCGGAGAAGGTGTGCCACAGGGCCAGGACCTTCCCGTTTTCGCCGAGCTGGCTCTTCCACCGGTAGGCGACGGCGCCCAGGTCGGAGGTCGCGGCGTAGACCGCCGGCAGGTGACCGACCAGCCGCTGCGCCAGCTGTTTGGCCGGGTTGCGGTCGGTGGGAACATCCCGGCCCAGTTCTCCCGCAAGCTCCTCCAGGACGGCATGCGCCTCCGCCCACTCCCCGGGCAAGTCCGCCCGGGGGAGGAGGTAGCGCAGCGCGCCCACCATGGGCAGGAAGAGGTACGGCAGTGCTGCCCGAGGCGGGATGCCCCGTGGCACCGGGACCACCGCATCACCGTGCGCTGCGGCTAAACCCTCCAGGGTGCCGCCACTGGTGATGACGATGGCGGGAGCCCCGGCCTGCCTGGCCGCGGTGTAGGCGCTGATGGTCTCCTCGGTGTCGCCAGAGTAGGAGCAGGCGAAGA contains:
- a CDS encoding acetyl-CoA carboxylase biotin carboxylase subunit (an AccC homodimer forms the biotin carboxylase subunit of the acetyl CoA carboxylase, an enzyme that catalyzes the formation of malonyl-CoA, which in turn controls the rate of fatty acid metabolism); translation: FLPPGGPGVRVDTHAFAGYTIPPYYDSLVAKVTAWGQTREEAIARMRRALAEFEIGGVPTTIPFHLRVLDNAFFHRGEVYTNFVQRRIDLATL
- a CDS encoding ROK family glucokinase; protein product: MAGQAVVGIDVGGTKTLLALVDPHGGVQVRRRMDTPQRGPQDFVRTLVRELWALLQQAGRRREEVLGLGVGAPGPLDPQSGVVFEPPNLAGWRDVPLAAMLREAAGIPTWVENDANAAALAEAWVGVGVGVRDLIYITVSTGIGGGLILNGELYHGVSGTAGEVGHMTVEPEGPLCGCGRRGHLEAVASGGAIARMAQEAVRTGRETRLRALAPQALTAEAVAEAAGRGDEVAREVYARAGSYIGLAVASLVNVLNPAMVVFGGGVSKAGDLLLEPVRRVVRERAFQRPAAAVRIVPAALGDDVGVIGAAAVVYRRARE
- a CDS encoding SPFH domain-containing protein, whose amino-acid sequence is MPGLIGLLFWPIVVAIVAFIIIPMAVKVVREYQRLVVFRFGRSIGRKGPGLVFLIPLVDRPVWVDLREAFLEIPSQTCITKDNAPINIDFLIYWKVFDPEMSVIQVQDFAGAARGIATTTLRAVIGDIVLDDVLAQREQINQVLRAKLDEVTERWGVKVTTVEIREILPPREVQEAMTRQMSAERTRRAVVTEADGKREAAIKVAEGEKQAAILRAEGDRQAAILRAEGFALALETIFGAAQKVDSKTMALQYLETLKALGASPATKFVFPLEFTRLLGPLGDMAGRAFGGREPDSGP
- a CDS encoding ABC transporter ATP-binding protein, with the protein product MAKVQLEHLTKKFGAVVAVNDMTLDIPDKQFTVLVGPSGCGKTTCLRLIAGLEEATAGNIYIADRLVNDVPPKDRDIAMVFQNYALYPHMSVYDNMAFGLRLRKYPRAEIDRRVREAAAMLGIEGLLNRKPKQLSGGQRQRVALGRAIVREPLVFLMDEPLSNLDAKLRVETRAEIKKLHARLQTTTIYVTHDQVEAMTMGDRIVVMHDGVIQQVDTPLNLYEKPANLFVAGFIGSPAMNFLRSRLVERNGRMEVDAGPFRLPIPEDLVPVARPYSGREVIFGIRPEDIQDRALWRDAPQEWTVRATVDVHEPIGSDIILYLTTGDQSVVARVDAKSEARMGLPVEVVFNMRKLHLFDPDTAQAII
- a CDS encoding bifunctional phosphoglucose/phosphomannose isomerase; its protein translation is MHPLDDPQIYRRLDPQGMIDLVARFPAMGTEAWEAGLRLQLPPGPHTTVVILGMGGSGVGGDLLAALLRPAFPLPVVVVKDSRVPGFVGPQTLVFACSYSGDTEETISAYTAARQAGAPAIVITSGGTLEGLAAAHGDAVVPVPRGIPPRAALPYLFLPMVGALRYLLPRADLPGEWAEAHAVLEELAGELGRDVPTDRNPAKQLAQRLVGHLPAVYAATSDLGAVAYRWKSQLGENGKVLALWHTFSELNHNETVGWEDQTLAGRVAVVLLREPEEEPEVTRRIAATREVSFRNAASVSEVTARGRGRLARLLSLVLFGDFVSVYLALLRGVDPTPVPPIDAIKRRLRG